A stretch of Candidatus Saganbacteria bacterium DNA encodes these proteins:
- a CDS encoding methyltransferase domain-containing protein, translating to MFVIIEKLMRRYNKYLPWQIKYLLGKASIGGLDITIDRHFEYAFVVNRLKDKTGGILVDVGGAGSVLSPIMAALGYKVIGYDLHSWDLQYPGYEHRIGNACKMDLPDGSVSVCVSVSCIEHMNTDRYTSSDQGVDKLFLKEVLRVLKPGGRLIITVPFGLTRITPLHRVYDDGAIKKLTASFKEISREYYVPREREGLYHYRIGTIEEAMLPRSISQYSVVALELEKY from the coding sequence ATGTTTGTTATTATTGAAAAATTAATGCGCCGATACAATAAATATCTTCCCTGGCAGATAAAATATCTTTTGGGCAAAGCAAGCATCGGAGGATTGGATATTACAATTGACCGCCATTTTGAATATGCTTTTGTTGTGAATCGTCTCAAAGACAAGACTGGAGGTATATTGGTAGATGTTGGCGGGGCTGGATCTGTTCTTTCTCCTATTATGGCGGCGCTGGGTTATAAAGTCATTGGTTACGATCTCCACTCATGGGATCTGCAATACCCTGGCTATGAACACCGAATCGGTAATGCTTGTAAAATGGATTTACCGGATGGCTCGGTTAGCGTTTGTGTTTCCGTTAGTTGCATAGAGCATATGAATACCGATCGTTATACTTCTTCAGACCAGGGAGTGGATAAATTGTTTCTTAAGGAAGTCTTAAGAGTGCTGAAACCAGGGGGCAGGCTTATCATTACTGTCCCGTTCGGGCTCACCCGGATTACCCCCCTCCATCGTGTCTACGACGATGGGGCAATCAAGAAGTTGACTGCAAGTTTTAAGGAGATATCCCGTGAATATTATGTGCCGAGAGAGCGTGAAGGTTTGTACCATTATCGTATTGGCACGATCGAAGAAGCAATGCTTCCGCGATCTATTTCGCAATATTCGGTAGTTGCGCTCGAATTGGAAAAGTATTAG
- a CDS encoding YfhO family protein, whose translation MARVRKIAEYLWHTVNFRRFIFFVVASFIAHLDKFLLGSYALYKTHDQFDSFWPYQVALAKRILSFQMPGWFPDYVGGLPFFYMDINWLFFPMLIGGLFRDPWATVVITMMQFVLAGFGAYLFLKHFLDLDDTAGILGGLLWALGTFNLTYWRIFDLAVIPMLFYCTDKIVSAPERKTKLLLLVGLLISTLNIQFARGALFLAFFQLFFIFFSNREWRKTKKTLLFFALVWLFVTIINLPVIISLLTSAAIGSRSLVKWVPESTPSLAFYWRNLVNFIIGTPSMNFGFIGSLIFFFSLTRLKQWAPLVKKLLIFYLVILFFVLFVDQAVWFQTVRQHLPLRDFRLSRFILPGPFIFLILLIAGFKDFLVFVAKDFKKVFLFVLMVLFALVLYHFTKHPFPSNYIEVFSCLLFSFIFLAGVLALSKNKTKPLWLAYFIIGLILLERLTTFNLIRVADVHPPSFVHIFKSELFDKFRPAHKYDYRIAFINWHPTVGIYNGYQVAGGYASQYMRSYAIFWASILQDEKDEFLSYVYKAYLIDKNVENEDVPPKIIEKPTFKTDLLALNNVRYIFSFNDIERPEKWGLSIVNRGTQYHSDPSLAGLARKKQTVKRLVSKIFTTIPYYVFEVKNYQPRVYLAGGYRLVNGEIGLKDYLKAVPIGRLRKEVVYDRHDLSLAELKALKTKYGFISKTLPRITKYSDNRIEIEAVSDRSCQLVLVENYSQDWTASVNGQPVEIMPAYGVFRSVLINKGSNKIIFEYRPSYLLFSLWFSAIGGAFMLFIGLFWALKKEKY comes from the coding sequence ATGGCAAGGGTAAGGAAAATAGCTGAATATTTGTGGCATACTGTGAATTTTAGGAGATTTATTTTTTTTGTTGTTGCTTCATTTATAGCACATCTTGATAAGTTTCTTCTCGGATCCTACGCGCTTTATAAAACGCACGATCAATTTGATTCCTTTTGGCCTTATCAGGTTGCGCTCGCAAAACGAATTTTGTCTTTCCAAATGCCTGGTTGGTTCCCAGATTATGTCGGAGGGCTGCCATTTTTTTATATGGATATTAACTGGCTTTTCTTCCCCATGCTTATTGGAGGTTTGTTTCGCGATCCATGGGCTACGGTTGTCATTACAATGATGCAGTTTGTATTAGCCGGGTTTGGAGCGTATCTATTTTTGAAGCATTTTCTGGACTTAGACGACACCGCCGGTATTTTAGGCGGTTTGCTTTGGGCGCTAGGAACATTTAATCTGACTTATTGGAGAATATTCGATTTGGCCGTGATCCCAATGTTATTTTATTGTACGGATAAGATCGTTTCGGCGCCTGAAAGAAAAACAAAATTATTATTGTTGGTCGGATTGCTTATATCTACTCTGAATATCCAGTTTGCCAGAGGGGCATTGTTCCTTGCCTTTTTCCAATTGTTTTTTATCTTTTTCTCCAACCGGGAATGGCGAAAAACGAAAAAAACGTTGCTATTCTTTGCTTTGGTTTGGTTATTTGTAACGATCATTAATTTACCGGTTATTATCTCTCTTCTTACTAGCGCGGCGATAGGCAGTCGGAGTTTGGTCAAATGGGTTCCGGAAAGCACGCCGTCCCTTGCTTTTTACTGGCGGAATCTGGTTAATTTTATAATCGGTACGCCGTCCATGAATTTTGGTTTTATCGGTTCACTGATCTTTTTTTTCAGTTTGACACGCTTAAAGCAATGGGCCCCGCTGGTAAAAAAGTTGCTTATCTTTTATCTTGTAATCCTATTTTTTGTGTTATTTGTTGATCAGGCAGTCTGGTTCCAGACCGTCCGGCAGCATCTTCCTTTAAGGGATTTCAGGCTTTCCCGGTTTATTTTGCCTGGACCCTTCATCTTTCTTATTTTATTGATTGCAGGGTTCAAGGATTTTCTGGTTTTTGTCGCAAAAGATTTTAAGAAGGTGTTTCTTTTTGTATTAATGGTTCTATTCGCCTTGGTCTTATATCATTTCACAAAACATCCCTTCCCATCAAATTATATTGAGGTTTTTTCTTGCTTGTTGTTTTCGTTTATCTTCTTGGCAGGGGTTTTGGCGCTCAGTAAGAACAAAACAAAGCCATTGTGGCTGGCCTATTTCATTATAGGATTGATCCTTTTGGAAAGATTAACAACATTTAATTTGATTAGGGTGGCCGATGTTCATCCCCCATCTTTTGTGCATATTTTTAAATCCGAACTTTTCGATAAGTTTAGGCCAGCCCATAAATATGATTATCGCATTGCATTTATCAACTGGCATCCTACCGTCGGAATTTATAATGGCTATCAGGTTGCTGGTGGTTATGCATCGCAATATATGAGAAGTTATGCTATCTTTTGGGCGTCGATTTTACAGGATGAAAAAGATGAATTTTTATCATATGTTTATAAAGCTTATTTGATCGACAAAAATGTCGAGAATGAAGATGTCCCTCCCAAAATAATAGAAAAACCGACTTTCAAAACAGATTTGCTGGCATTAAATAATGTTCGCTATATTTTTTCCTTCAACGATATTGAACGTCCCGAAAAGTGGGGCTTGTCCATTGTTAATCGAGGCACACAATATCATTCCGATCCTTCCCTAGCCGGCTTAGCGCGAAAAAAACAGACTGTCAAGCGCCTTGTATCCAAAATCTTTACTACAATTCCTTATTATGTTTTTGAGGTTAAAAACTACCAGCCTCGAGTTTATTTGGCGGGGGGCTATAGATTGGTCAACGGCGAAATTGGGCTTAAAGATTATCTAAAAGCGGTGCCGATAGGTCGTTTAAGAAAAGAAGTCGTCTATGACAGGCACGATTTGTCTCTTGCGGAACTTAAAGCGTTAAAAACAAAATATGGTTTTATCTCTAAAACTCTGCCGCGGATCACTAAATATTCTGATAATAGGATCGAAATTGAAGCCGTTTCCGACCGATCCTGTCAGCTTGTTCTGGTTGAAAATTATTCTCAAGATTGGACAGCCTCTGTTAACGGTCAGCCGGTTGAGATCATGCCTGCATATGGAGTTTTTCGATCGGTATTGATCAATAAAGGATCCAATAAAATAATCTTTGAATATCGGCCGAGTTATCTTTTGTTTTCTCTTTGGTTTTCAGCAATTGGAGGCGCGTTTATGCTTTTTATTGGACTATTTTGGGCGTTAAAAAAGGAAAAATATTAG
- the gmd gene encoding GDP-mannose 4,6-dehydratase: protein MKKALLTGVTGQDGSYLAELLLSKGYEVHGLIRRASTFNTHRIDHIYVDPHIVGAKFFLHFGDLSDSGQLINLIYNIQPDEIYNLGAQSHVRVSFDTPEYTGDITGLGTTRLLEAVRRSGIKTRFYQASSSEMFGISPPPQSEKSQFYPRSPYAAAKVYSYWMTVNFREGYSLFACNGILFNHESPRRGETFVSRKISRAVANILAKKQDKLYLGNLQAKRDWGYAPEYVECQWRMLQQDKPQDFVVGTGESHTVQEFVEEAFSYVNLDWRKYVEKDEKYFRPTEVDHLLADISLVKKVLDWEPKVRFLELVKIMVDADLKAVGLQPIGQGEKILMGKGIHWTKNQLTVG from the coding sequence ATGAAGAAAGCTTTATTAACCGGCGTAACTGGGCAAGACGGTAGTTATTTAGCGGAATTGTTGCTTTCTAAAGGGTATGAGGTTCATGGGTTAATAAGACGCGCCAGTACTTTCAATACCCATCGAATAGACCATATTTATGTTGATCCACATATCGTGGGCGCTAAATTCTTTTTGCATTTTGGAGACCTTTCGGATTCGGGGCAATTAATAAATCTTATTTATAATATTCAACCAGATGAGATCTATAATTTGGGCGCTCAAAGCCATGTTAGGGTCAGCTTTGATACTCCCGAATATACAGGAGATATAACAGGGCTTGGGACCACTCGATTGTTGGAAGCTGTAAGGAGAAGTGGGATAAAAACCAGATTTTATCAGGCAAGCAGCAGCGAAATGTTTGGCATCTCTCCACCGCCACAAAGTGAGAAAAGCCAATTTTATCCGCGAAGCCCATATGCCGCGGCTAAAGTTTATAGTTATTGGATGACCGTTAATTTTAGGGAAGGATATAGCCTATTTGCCTGCAATGGAATACTTTTTAATCATGAGAGCCCAAGAAGAGGCGAAACTTTTGTTTCAAGAAAAATTTCACGTGCAGTTGCAAATATATTGGCAAAAAAGCAAGATAAACTTTATCTTGGCAATCTACAGGCAAAAAGGGATTGGGGCTATGCTCCTGAATATGTTGAGTGCCAATGGCGCATGCTTCAGCAAGATAAACCACAGGATTTTGTCGTTGGGACAGGCGAGAGCCATACAGTCCAGGAGTTTGTTGAAGAAGCCTTTTCATATGTAAATCTTGATTGGAGAAAATATGTTGAAAAAGATGAAAAGTATTTTAGACCGACCGAAGTCGATCATTTATTGGCTGATATTTCGCTTGTGAAAAAGGTTTTGGATTGGGAACCGAAAGTGAGGTTTCTGGAACTTGTTAAGATTATGGTCGATGCCGATTTGAAAGCTGTCGGATTGCAGCCTATTGGCCAAGGTGAAAAAATTTTAATGGGAAAAGGGATTCATTGGACAAAAAACCAATTAACGGTGGGGTAA
- a CDS encoding GDP-L-fucose synthase produces the protein MNFWENKKVVVTGGSGFLGSFVVDRLKEKGCNNVFVPSSKDFDLIEGECVKKMYQEAKPEIVIHLAAKVGGIGANRSNPAGFFYDNLMMGVQLIEQARKFGVKKFVTIGTICSYPKFTPVPFKEEMLWEGYPEETNAPYGIAKKALLVQSQAYRAQYNFNAIYLLQVNLYGPRDNFDLETSHVIPAVIRKCLEAIKNNDAKIVVWGSGKPTREFLFVEDAAEGIVLASEKYDGADPINLGAGFEISMKDLVELICKLTGFNGELVWDKTKPDGQPRRMLDVSRAQKEFGFKSKTNFEEGLKKTIEWYKGQIG, from the coding sequence ATGAATTTTTGGGAAAATAAAAAAGTGGTCGTTACGGGTGGATCGGGTTTTTTGGGATCTTTTGTTGTTGATAGGCTAAAAGAAAAAGGCTGCAACAATGTATTTGTCCCTTCATCAAAAGATTTTGATTTGATCGAGGGTGAATGTGTCAAAAAAATGTATCAAGAAGCTAAACCGGAAATAGTGATCCATTTGGCTGCAAAGGTCGGGGGGATTGGCGCAAATCGTTCAAATCCTGCGGGATTTTTTTATGATAATTTGATGATGGGCGTTCAACTGATAGAACAAGCCCGAAAGTTTGGTGTTAAAAAATTCGTTACAATCGGGACAATTTGTTCATATCCAAAATTTACGCCTGTGCCGTTTAAGGAGGAAATGTTGTGGGAGGGGTATCCCGAAGAAACAAATGCTCCCTATGGGATAGCTAAAAAGGCCCTTCTTGTGCAATCGCAGGCATATCGCGCCCAATATAATTTTAATGCAATATATTTGCTGCAGGTGAATTTATATGGTCCCCGCGATAATTTCGACCTTGAAACTTCGCATGTAATCCCGGCCGTTATAAGGAAATGCTTGGAAGCTATAAAGAATAATGATGCAAAGATCGTGGTTTGGGGATCCGGAAAACCAACACGCGAATTTTTGTTTGTTGAGGATGCTGCAGAAGGGATTGTTTTGGCTTCAGAAAAATATGATGGAGCCGATCCAATAAACCTTGGGGCAGGGTTTGAGATCTCCATGAAGGATCTTGTTGAGTTGATATGTAAATTAACTGGGTTCAATGGCGAGCTTGTTTGGGATAAAACAAAACCTGATGGGCAACCGCGCAGAATGTTGGATGTTAGTCGCGCCCAAAAAGAATTTGGATTTAAGTCAAAAACCAATTTTGAGGAAGGGCTTAAAAAAACCATTGAATGGTACAAGGGGCAAATAGGATGA
- the kdsB gene encoding 3-deoxy-manno-octulosonate cytidylyltransferase: MRTLIVIPVRLGSWRFPDKPLILIEGLPMIEHVYLRSQLVSNVDDIVVATCDEEVAAVAQKIGAEVVMTSSQHKTAAERVAEAAKIKGYVKYDDIIINVQGDEPVVPPPVVKMTRDLLIRNQDAGCANLVERITDPADLTNTNRVKAVLSVNNNLIFLSRQEIPSTVFDVGKKAIFLRLTCITAYRGTFLQYYCSLPRTPIELIEGNDLMRVIEHDIKVPSGISPYATHPVDVPEDVCGVKKLLLNDLWFEKIISNGNRASEK; this comes from the coding sequence ATGAGAACTTTGATCGTGATTCCAGTACGACTCGGATCATGGCGTTTTCCGGATAAACCATTAATTCTAATAGAGGGCTTGCCCATGATCGAGCATGTTTATCTGCGTTCGCAATTGGTATCAAATGTGGATGATATTGTGGTTGCGACTTGTGATGAGGAAGTTGCTGCCGTAGCCCAAAAAATTGGAGCCGAAGTGGTTATGACCTCGTCGCAACACAAGACGGCTGCTGAGCGTGTGGCAGAGGCCGCAAAGATTAAGGGTTATGTGAAATATGATGACATTATTATTAATGTCCAAGGCGATGAACCTGTGGTCCCGCCGCCCGTAGTAAAGATGACTAGGGATTTATTGATCAGGAACCAGGATGCCGGGTGCGCAAATTTAGTTGAACGAATAACGGATCCTGCGGATCTGACAAATACTAATAGGGTTAAAGCGGTATTGTCTGTCAATAATAACCTCATTTTCCTGAGCCGCCAGGAAATCCCATCTACTGTTTTTGATGTTGGGAAAAAGGCGATTTTTTTAAGACTTACTTGCATAACTGCTTATCGAGGAACTTTTTTGCAGTATTATTGTTCACTTCCCAGAACTCCGATAGAGTTGATCGAAGGCAATGATCTAATGAGGGTGATCGAACATGATATTAAAGTCCCATCCGGAATTTCTCCATATGCTACCCATCCTGTAGACGTGCCCGAAGATGTTTGCGGGGTTAAAAAACTGCTGTTAAACGATTTATGGTTTGAAAAAATTATCTCAAATGGCAATAGGGCATCTGAGAAGTGA
- a CDS encoding B12-binding domain-containing radical SAM protein, producing the protein MTRSKFKILLVYPNLPMMLVTPLSIAAFIWILRREGFEVDLFDTTSYGEGDLSSPQNRVKYLQARNLFSEGNLKQLKSTDMVDDFQRKLESFSPDLILYSFPEDGFRRAIHLLRVSNPYNIPTIVGGILATSAPDWLISHPEVAMLGVEEGEELIKEVALRLAKGKDIFDVAGLWIKKKDGSIIRNAIGPYVDLDDYSTDFSLFDEERLIRPMGGIIHRALPIETYRGCPHDCTFCNSSLHNRIARERHTTFLRRRSIDGIRKEIKHLLDDYAINLLYVIDDSFLARPKHEIDGFMEMYKEFKIPFWCNTRPEHCTLETLTRMKDVGLFRMSFGIESGNEDFRRKNLNRNITNEKLLHCFDIIDQSGVAYSINCMIGFPFETREMVFDTIRLAKKIKGYDSLTVSIFTPYRGTILRQKAIEAGWLDPEAQTIHTTATSLLNMPHFTARQIDGLMRTFPLYVEFDEFDWPEIEKAELSEPGGEEILVRYSELYKKRRWEKNPETKRRA; encoded by the coding sequence ATGACAAGATCAAAATTTAAAATATTATTGGTTTATCCAAATCTTCCGATGATGCTTGTAACCCCTCTATCAATTGCTGCTTTTATTTGGATCTTGAGGCGAGAGGGATTTGAAGTTGATTTGTTTGATACAACTTCTTATGGCGAAGGAGACTTGAGCAGTCCTCAAAATAGAGTAAAATATCTTCAGGCGCGCAACTTGTTTTCTGAAGGCAATTTAAAGCAGTTGAAATCCACCGATATGGTTGATGATTTCCAACGCAAACTTGAATCATTTAGTCCCGATTTGATTCTTTATTCTTTTCCGGAAGATGGATTTCGCCGCGCAATTCATTTGTTGCGCGTTTCTAATCCTTATAATATCCCAACCATTGTCGGCGGGATACTTGCGACTTCTGCTCCAGATTGGCTCATATCTCATCCTGAAGTTGCGATGCTTGGGGTAGAAGAAGGGGAAGAGCTGATAAAGGAAGTGGCTTTAAGGCTCGCAAAAGGCAAGGATATTTTTGATGTTGCTGGTCTCTGGATAAAGAAAAAAGATGGGTCGATCATTCGAAATGCAATCGGCCCATATGTGGATCTAGATGATTATTCAACAGATTTTTCCCTGTTTGACGAAGAAAGATTGATCCGCCCAATGGGGGGGATTATCCATCGCGCCTTACCGATTGAGACATACAGAGGATGCCCTCACGACTGCACATTTTGCAATTCTTCTTTGCACAATAGGATTGCGAGAGAGCGCCATACGACTTTTCTCCGTAGAAGATCAATTGATGGGATTAGAAAAGAGATTAAGCATCTATTGGATGACTATGCCATAAATCTCTTGTACGTTATCGATGATAGCTTCTTGGCGCGTCCGAAACATGAAATTGACGGGTTTATGGAAATGTATAAAGAATTTAAAATTCCTTTCTGGTGCAATACGCGTCCCGAGCACTGCACTCTGGAAACATTGACGAGGATGAAAGATGTTGGGCTTTTTCGTATGTCATTTGGCATCGAATCCGGCAATGAAGATTTTCGCAGGAAAAATCTCAACAGGAATATCACCAACGAGAAGTTATTGCATTGTTTTGACATTATTGACCAGAGCGGGGTCGCTTACAGCATTAACTGCATGATCGGTTTTCCTTTCGAAACTCGTGAGATGGTATTTGACACTATTCGTTTGGCAAAAAAAATCAAGGGATATGATTCACTGACGGTTAGTATTTTTACCCCATATCGAGGGACGATTTTGCGACAAAAAGCTATTGAGGCTGGATGGCTAGATCCCGAAGCCCAGACCATACATACTACTGCGACTTCATTGCTTAATATGCCGCATTTTACCGCAAGGCAAATTGACGGTCTAATGCGGACTTTCCCGCTATATGTTGAGTTTGATGAATTTGACTGGCCTGAAATTGAAAAGGCGGAATTGTCAGAACCTGGAGGCGAAGAAATATTGGTCCGATATTCAGAATTGTATAAGAAACGACGTTGGGAAAAAAATCCTGAAACCAAGAGGAGGGCATAA
- a CDS encoding phosphoglycerate dehydrogenase — translation MLRKIMISAPYMQLAIDAFRSFFNENNLEVIIPKVQERLEEGELLDLIGEIDGVICGDDRFTAKVLNRAKKLKVIAKWGTGTDSIDREEALKLGIAVCNTPNAFTEPVADTVLGYMLSFARRIPWSTNDIKNGLWRKKQGITLGECVLGVVGVGNIGKAVIRRAKAFGMKTIGNDISRISEEFLKETGTEMKTKKDLLKLSDFVTLNCDLNPTSHHLMGDDEFQLMKPTAYIINTARGPIINEKALIKALKKKQIAGAGLDVFEKEPLPKNSPLRKMNNCLLAPHNANSSPAAWAHVHQNTLNNLLMGLISGRRHA, via the coding sequence ATGCTTCGGAAAATAATGATCTCCGCGCCCTATATGCAACTGGCAATAGATGCGTTTCGATCATTCTTTAATGAAAACAACTTGGAAGTTATAATTCCTAAAGTCCAGGAAAGATTGGAAGAAGGGGAATTGCTAGATTTGATCGGAGAGATCGATGGCGTTATATGCGGCGACGACCGCTTTACCGCAAAAGTTTTAAATCGTGCAAAAAAACTTAAGGTTATTGCCAAGTGGGGAACGGGCACGGATTCGATCGACCGAGAGGAAGCCCTAAAATTGGGAATTGCGGTCTGCAACACCCCGAACGCTTTTACCGAACCAGTGGCTGACACGGTGTTGGGTTACATGTTAAGTTTCGCTCGGCGGATACCATGGAGCACCAATGACATAAAAAACGGTTTATGGCGGAAAAAACAGGGTATTACTTTGGGGGAGTGTGTTTTGGGCGTTGTTGGAGTGGGAAATATTGGAAAAGCAGTCATCCGAAGAGCGAAGGCCTTCGGAATGAAAACGATAGGCAATGACATCTCCCGGATATCAGAGGAATTCCTCAAAGAGACAGGGACAGAGATGAAAACAAAAAAGGACTTGTTGAAACTGTCGGATTTCGTCACTCTGAATTGCGATCTTAATCCGACCAGCCATCATCTAATGGGCGATGATGAATTTCAGTTGATGAAACCTACTGCTTATATTATCAATACTGCGCGCGGTCCGATTATCAATGAAAAAGCTTTGATCAAAGCATTAAAAAAGAAACAAATAGCCGGGGCAGGGCTGGATGTATTTGAAAAGGAACCTCTTCCTAAAAACAGCCCTTTAAGGAAAATGAATAATTGTCTTTTGGCGCCGCATAATGCCAATAGCAGTCCTGCAGCTTGGGCGCATGTTCATCAGAATACTTTAAATAATCTTTTGATGGGATTAATAAGCGGAAGAAGACATGCATAA
- a CDS encoding cyclase family protein: MHKYIKISYDLAPDMPIFENNPQNKYEEINSFRKGDNWSSALVTIFTHNGTHIDAPYHFDPRGKKIGDYPIESFIFNKPRMLNVIKKEGELINANDLYGEKDEKCDLLLIRTGFGGKRKEAAYVHNGPWLHPEGAKFIIKCYPKLKAIGIDAISIASPRHLKEGVEAHKILLKKVMIIEDLNLSMAPPNIKKIFAIPLFAKNVDSMPCTALVEVEG; encoded by the coding sequence ATGCATAAATATATCAAAATATCTTATGATTTAGCGCCTGATATGCCGATATTTGAGAATAACCCTCAAAATAAATATGAGGAGATAAATTCTTTTAGAAAAGGCGACAATTGGAGTTCGGCTTTGGTTACGATCTTTACTCATAACGGCACGCATATTGATGCACCCTATCATTTTGATCCTCGCGGTAAAAAAATAGGAGATTATCCGATTGAAAGTTTTATTTTCAATAAGCCTAGAATGCTGAATGTAATAAAAAAAGAAGGCGAACTCATTAACGCAAATGATTTATACGGGGAAAAAGATGAAAAATGTGATTTGCTTTTAATTCGAACGGGGTTTGGCGGAAAAAGGAAAGAAGCTGCTTATGTGCATAATGGTCCTTGGCTGCATCCTGAAGGAGCGAAATTTATCATCAAATGTTATCCAAAATTAAAAGCAATTGGAATAGACGCTATTTCCATTGCATCGCCCAGACATCTTAAAGAAGGGGTGGAAGCTCACAAAATTCTTTTAAAAAAGGTCATGATTATAGAGGATTTGAACTTGAGTATGGCACCCCCCAATATAAAAAAGATATTTGCCATTCCTTTATTTGCGAAAAATGTGGATAGCATGCCTTGTACGGCACTTGTGGAGGTTGAAGGATGA
- a CDS encoding alcohol dehydrogenase catalytic domain-containing protein, whose amino-acid sequence MKNAFATIIIRTFNEAKHLARLLDGILEQDNKNYEIIIVDSGSTDNTLEIAKRYPVRILNIQPEIFSFGRSLNVGCKNAEGEYLIFVSAHTYPFDRKWLDNLLLPFTDPKIAMVYGRQIGNHLTKLAEERDFKASFGDKSRILVEEPIGNNANAAIRKSLWIKVPFDEKLTGLEDIDWAHKVQKQGYYVYYRSDAVIFHIHEESFRQIYNRFKREALAYKNIFPDYHFNAKRSFLSYLSMVLKDVFFGIINKKSLNKIFSVFAYRLVEYKGLYDGFQYAGRLTAKLTDELYFLLKNRSIVFVGPKQHRIEEKMIPDLKDDEILIGVKYVGVCSTDLDVLSGELSYYRSGWAKYPIVPGHEFSGEVIRLGRNANSLNVGDKVVGECILGCGICDQCKKWQPINCSDRKEVGVLNFNGAYSKYLKMPARFAHKLPKGTDLLSACLVEPLAVSLRGINKLTKGDEKGNRQVAVVGFGTIGNLCAQLMSLLGHAVTVFDSNKSRIENIADINLLGITEISGLARFDYIIEATGNTKVLKQILSESRTSAKILILGLPYSPMEFNFGSIVCFDKTVIGSVGSGKEDFIQALNMFNMLNMKGLTQNIFSLENYEIAWKKQMNGEIAKAILKIGDE is encoded by the coding sequence ATGAAAAATGCTTTCGCCACGATAATAATAAGGACATTCAATGAAGCGAAGCATTTAGCGCGGCTGCTTGATGGGATTTTAGAGCAAGACAACAAGAATTATGAGATTATCATTGTTGATTCAGGCTCCACCGATAATACTCTTGAGATCGCAAAGAGATATCCAGTAAGAATATTGAATATTCAGCCTGAAATCTTTTCATTTGGTCGTTCGTTGAATGTTGGCTGCAAGAATGCAGAGGGAGAATATCTGATTTTTGTCAGTGCGCACACTTATCCTTTCGATCGAAAATGGTTAGACAATCTTTTGTTGCCCTTCACCGACCCCAAAATTGCAATGGTTTATGGGCGGCAAATTGGCAATCATTTGACCAAACTTGCCGAAGAAAGGGATTTTAAGGCAAGTTTTGGCGATAAATCAAGGATCCTAGTTGAGGAGCCTATTGGAAACAATGCAAATGCGGCAATTAGAAAATCACTTTGGATAAAGGTTCCGTTTGATGAGAAATTAACTGGATTGGAAGATATTGATTGGGCCCACAAGGTGCAGAAACAAGGCTATTATGTTTATTATCGTTCTGATGCGGTAATTTTTCATATTCACGAAGAATCTTTCCGCCAGATATATAATCGTTTTAAGAGAGAAGCGCTTGCCTATAAAAACATTTTTCCCGATTATCATTTTAATGCTAAACGGTCTTTTCTTTCATATCTTTCAATGGTATTGAAAGACGTTTTTTTTGGGATAATCAATAAGAAATCTCTGAATAAAATATTTTCTGTTTTTGCTTATCGATTGGTGGAATATAAAGGGTTGTATGATGGTTTTCAGTATGCCGGACGACTTACTGCGAAATTAACTGATGAACTCTACTTCCTTTTAAAAAATCGAAGTATTGTTTTTGTGGGTCCTAAGCAGCATAGGATTGAAGAAAAAATGATTCCCGATCTTAAAGATGATGAGATTTTAATCGGTGTGAAATATGTAGGAGTATGTTCAACGGATTTAGATGTTTTGAGCGGTGAATTGTCTTATTACAGGTCAGGATGGGCCAAATATCCTATTGTGCCCGGCCATGAATTTTCCGGTGAAGTGATTAGATTGGGAAGAAATGCTAATAGCCTTAATGTTGGGGATAAGGTTGTGGGGGAATGTATTTTGGGCTGTGGGATTTGTGATCAATGTAAAAAATGGCAGCCTATTAATTGTAGTGATCGAAAAGAAGTTGGCGTTTTGAATTTTAATGGGGCATATTCCAAGTATTTGAAAATGCCGGCCAGGTTTGCGCATAAGCTGCCAAAAGGCACGGATTTACTAAGCGCCTGCTTGGTAGAACCTTTAGCGGTTTCCCTAAGGGGTATTAATAAATTAACCAAAGGGGATGAAAAGGGGAATCGGCAGGTTGCAGTGGTGGGATTTGGAACGATTGGGAATCTTTGCGCCCAATTAATGAGTTTATTAGGCCATGCTGTAACTGTCTTTGATAGCAATAAGTCAAGAATTGAAAATATTGCTGATATTAATCTTTTAGGAATAACTGAGATATCTGGTTTGGCGAGGTTTGATTATATAATTGAGGCGACAGGAAATACAAAGGTGCTTAAGCAAATATTATCTGAAAGCCGTACTAGCGCTAAAATCCTGATTTTAGGATTGCCATATTCGCCAATGGAATTTAATTTTGGGTCAATTGTATGTTTTGA